TTAAACAACATTTCAAAGACTCAGGTACTGTTGAAATTGAATCTTTCCATGATTGAAAAGACTCCTCTTCTGTAGGTCGTTTTTTAAGATTTACTGGAGGGTCAGAATAAATTGATCCTGTTGAAATTGTTCTAAAACTAGATTGATTTGATTTAATTTGTTTACCAACTGCGATAATTTTATGTTTATTATCCAAATAAAAAATATTACTATGTTTTCCCATTAACTCAAAAATTAAATACTTACTAATTTCATCTCCTGGCTTTTTTGCAAAACCAAATTTTATGACTCTTTCGAAATCATCTTGATTAATCGAAATTAAAGCCATATATTTTAATCCGTATCTTATTTGTTTAGAGAGTGTGCTTTCACTCCCAATCTTTTCCGGCTTGTTTATCTTTAGTATTCTGGGAGAGTCACCATTCCATGAAACCTCTAACCAAGTTTGAGAATCAACTCCTCTGAAACATAATTGAATAGTATTAGGCTCTGGTTGCTGGGCAGTTTCAAACTTTGTAGGTAAAATATTTGTTGATAAATAATGCAACACAGATCTAATCGATGTAATATCCATTATTTGAGGCACCCCTTTTTGCATTATTTCTTTTTTTAATTCTCAAGAATTTTATTTTACTGTAAAAAATTTAATATGAAAAATCTAAAAAAACTCTTTATACTTACTGGCCCTAGCGGTGTGGGAAAAGGAACTGTAGTTAAAGAAATATTAGGTAAAGATAAAAATATTTGGCTTTCAATATCTGCAACTACTAGAGAACCTAGAGAGGGAGAAAAGGAAGGAGAAAATTATTACTTTTTGAGTAAAAAAAAGTTTAAAGAAATGATTGAACAAAACCTTTTTCTCGAATGGGCTCAATTCGCTGGAAACTACTATGGAACTCCTTTATCCTCTGTAAATGAGAAAATCAAAAAAGGATTCACCGTATTTCTTGAAATTGAAGTCGAGGGTGCAAAGCAAATCAAAGAAAAGTTTCCTGAGTCTATTTCAATTTTTTTACTCCCTCCTGACAAAGCAGAGTTAGAGAGAAGGATAAGAAATAGAGGTACAGAAAAAGAAGAGTCAATTAAAAAAAGACTCTTAAGAGCTAATTATGAAATTTCAGAATCAAATGAATTTGATTTTGCATTTACAAATCATAATGTTGATGAAACTGCGAAAAAAATAATCAAGTTAATACAAACTTGATTATTTTATCTATGTATTTTCTCAGCTCATTGGATGGAATAACAAGTCTGGGAAAAACCTATTAAATTCAATAATTATTCCAGCCGTAAGGCTAAGCCAGATCGCCGCAACTACGGGTGCAGATCGAACAAATTTTGTGTTTAGAATTTTAAACATTTGATTTTATGAAAGTTTTTTTAAAGAAAATTAACGAGGACCGTTAAGTGTAATATTGTTATCTTTTTCTCTTAAATCACCATTCCTGCCTTGTTTATTAGCAAGTAGAGGCCATTGTGCACCTTTTACAAGACATTTTCTAGCCAAGTCTAGATCAATAATGATCTCAAGATCTGCAGGATTTTTGGTCTTTTTTGATTCAATCAAATACTCTCTTCCTGACCAGCCTATTATTCCTGCAATATAAATAAACAAAACTCCTGGTATAAGTAAATCGCCTTCATGACCTCTATTTAAAAGAGCTCCCCATGGCTCAAGTGGAGGTCCAATAATTAAATGTGGAAGACCGTCATCTCCGCATGATGCTTTCCCGTACCTTTCGAATCTTGCGATGTCTTTTTGTGTTGTTGCAGAACTTGCTCTCTCAATGAATTTAGGGTTTTCAGAGCATAACGTGAGGGCTGAAGCTGTAAATTCAGTGCTTGCTCTGTCTGCGTTTAATGCCGGTCCATTAGCCGCTAGAGCAATTGGAGTAATTCCTAGAAACAGAAAAACTGATGTAATGATTGAGAAAAAGAATTTCATAAGTTGCAATCTTTAATTCCTTATAATGTGTTTAGAAAGAAATTAATACTAAAATAGAACAAGTTGATTCAAATATGCATAAAGTTTTAGCTATTGAAACAAGTTGTGATGAGACATCTGTCTCAATAGTTTCTAATTTTGGCGATACTTTTGAAATACATTCAAACATCATTGCATCTCAAATTGAAGATCATTCAAAATGGGGGGGAGTTGTTCCTGAACTAGCAGCTAGAAAACACCTAGAGTTATTACCTTTTGTTTTAGAAAAGGCATTAAAAGAATCAAAAATTAAAATTGATGAAATTGACTATATTGCATCCACTGTAGCCCCCGGATTAGTTGGGTGTTTAAGAGTTGGTTCTATTACTGCGAGATCACTTTGCATGTTATATTCCAAGCCATTTTTGGGAATTCATCATTTGGAGGGGCATTTATCTTCTATTCTATTTTCAGAAAACTATCCAAAAAAATCTTTTCTTACATTACTCGTTAGTGGTGGACATACAGAATTGATAAAGGTTGATGAGAGAAGGATAATGCGAAGACTTGGAAAGAGTTTTGATGATGCTGCTGGAGAAGCCTTTGATAAGGTCGGGAGATTATTAGGTCTTAGTTATCCGGGAGGGCCAGCAATTGAAAAGATTGCTAAAAATGGGGACCCTTTGAAATTTAATTTACCAAAATGTAGGATTTCAGATAGAAAGGGTGGGTTTCTTAAATATGATTTTTCTTTTAGTGGTCTAAAAACTGCAGTATTAAGATTGGTTGAGAAAATAAATTTAGATGGAAATACCGTCCCAGTTCCTGATATAGCTGCAAGTTTTGAGAGAGTTGTGGCGGAGGTATTAGTAGAGAGAACAATAAGATGTGCTATTGATCATGGCTTGGATAATATTGTTGTGGTTGGTGGTGTGGCTGCAAATAATACATTAAGAAAAATGATGATTAATGAAGCAAGTAAAAAATCTATTAAAGTTCATCTAGCTCCTCTCAATCTTTGTACAGATAATGCAGCGATGATTGGAGCAGCAGCGTTGTTCAGAATTAAATTTAAGGATCATTTAAGTTCTCTTAAACTAGGTGTATCAGGAAGACTATCAATTGAACAAGCACACACCCTATATGGAGAAAATCCTCCTTTCTGACTCTAATGAATAAGCAACCTAAAATTGAGATTAAAGAAACAAAAAATTTAGTTGATAAAAAGGAACTGAATTTATGGAAAAGAGGTTTTACTCCGCAAGCAGAAATATGGAATGGAAGGATGGCAACTATCGGTATAGGTATTATATTTATTATTTTTGCTTTAATTAGTCAGTTTTCATAACAAAGGTTCCTTTGCCTTAACTGTTAGGCAGTCTAAAAAATTACAAAAATTTTGTTTAGTTAAGTTGATTAATTAAATTAAAAATTATTGTCTTTAATGGACTTGCTATGAGATTATTGATTTAATCAAATTAATCGATAGTTTTATTTTTAAAAAGATTATATGACGCCCGAAAGGCTTGGATTACTCTGGGGAATAACAGTATTTGCAGGTGCTTGTGCTCGATTATTTTCTTCTATTACAGGATTTCCAAGTGTCGTTATTCTATTGCTTTCTGGATTATTTATTGGAAGATCAGGTTTAGGACTGGTTGAGCCTTTAGATCTTGGGCAAGGGCTTGAAACTATTGTCGGACTTTTAGTCTGTTTAGTTCTATTCGAAGGAGGACTAAATTTAAAACTGCCTGAGGGGAATATAAGAAATACTGTTTTGAAAATTTCATTGATAAGGCTATTTATTTCATTATCAGCTGGAATTTTTATTTCTCATTGGTTGGCTGGTCTTTCATGGCAAGTTGCAGGAATTTATAGTGCCATAGTTCTAGCTACTGGACCAACTGTTGTCTCTCCTTTGGTTGAACAAATAAAATTAGCTTCCCCTCTTTCGGAAGTTTTGAAAGCTGAAGGTTTATTACTCGAACCAATTGGTGCAGTACTAGCATTATTACTTTTAGAACTAACTTTAGGAGACCTACGTGGGATTAACGAAGTATTTATTGCATTGATGCAAAGATTAGGAGGAGGAGTTTTAATTGGATTAAGTGCAGGATGGTTACTATCAGAAATCTTAAAAAAAATAAAAAATGAAGCCTCATTTGGTGTAGAGCTTCAAGTCACTCTAGGATTTATTTTTCTTGTATATGGAATTTGTGAATATTTTCTACCAGAGTCAGGTCTACCTGCTTCTGTAGCGGCAGGTTTTATTGTGGGCAAAAGAGAAGTAATAGATAAGGAGAAGTTGGATAATCTAATAAGCGAATTAGCACAATTAGCAATAACAGTTCTTTTCCCTCTCTTGGCCGCTGATGTTTCTTGGGGTGAATTGAGTCCCCTAGGCTGGGGAGGGGTTGTTTGCGTTTTTATGTTGATGGTAATTGTTCGTCCTATTTCTATCTGGATAGCAACAATGGGAAGAGAATTAGGATTAAAAGAAAAAGTATTTTTAGCCTGGTTAGCCCCAAGAGGTATTGTTACTGCAGCGGTAGCCTCTCTTTTTTCTATCAGATTAGAACAGGCTGGCATCCTTGGAGCTGGACGACTTCAAGGTTTGGTGTTTCTTACTATATTAATGACAGTAGGAATCCAAGGTCTTACTGCTAAACCTTTGGCGAATCGGCTAGAATTAGGTCAAAAAAATTAGATTTATTTAATACATCTTTCAATTCTTGTGATATCACTTTTACTCTCTGAGAAAAGTTCCCAACTTTGAATTAAATCTGGCCCACTGAGAGAACCAAAAAAGGCTACTCTTAATGATTTCATTAAAATCCCTTTTTTAATATTATGCATTTTTGAAATATCGTTTATTATTTCTTTTGCGTTCTCTTTGTTTAGTTTTACATTATTCCTCTCAATTAAATAATTTAAGATAAGTTTTAGAGATACTTTACTATCAACGTTTTCGAGAAAATCTTGACCCTCTTTTTGAATTGGAGGTAATAAGAAAAATGGTTTTGATTGATCAATGGCGTCTTTTAAAATAGTCATTGAGTCTTTAATTAAAACTACTAATTTTAAAGCCCACTCCTGGGATGGAGGTTCCCACTCCATTTTTTCCCAGTATTTACAAATGATCTTACTTAACTTCACTGATTCCATTTTTTTTATGTATTGAGAATTAATCCAGTTAAGTTTTTCCCAACTGAATTTAGCTCCAGATTTATTTATATCTGATAATTCAAAAATTTTTGATATCTCATCAAGTGAAAGTATTTCACTATCGGAAGATTTTGGTGACCAACCTAGAAAGGCCATATAGTTTGCTAAGGCTTCAGGTAAATATCCCATATCTCTAAATTCGTCGATTGAAGTAACGCAATCTCTTTTGGATAATTTTTTCCCTTCACTATTAAGTATCAGGGGTGTATGTGAAAAAGTTGGCAGTTTGAAATTTAAAGCTTCATAAATCAATATTTGTTTTGCAGTATTAGAGATATGGTCTTCACCTCGAACTACATGAGTGATATTCATGAAGTTATCATCAACTACAACTGCAAGATTATACAAAGGATCTCCAATCTCGTATCCCATAGCCCTTCTTGATAAAACTAAATCACCACCCAAGTCCTTCCCTAGCCATTTGATTTCACCTCTTACCTGATCTATCCATTTGATTTGTTTCTTTTCATCAATTTTAAACCTTATTACGGAAGTCCTTCCTTCAGATATGAATTTTTCTATTTCTTCTTTCGAAAGATTTCTGTGCCTATTATCATGCCTTGGAGGTAATCCTTTCTTTTTTTGTTCTTCCCTTAACTCAAGTATCTCATCTTCTGTTGTAAAGCATCTATACGCAGAGCCAGAATCTAAAAGCTTTTTGATGTATTCTTTGTGAATTGATATTCGGTCACTTTGCTTCAAAGGTTCTTCTTCCCATTCAAGTCCGAGCCATTTCAAGCCTTCTAATATATTTTTTGTGTATTCAGATTTAGATCTAAGAAAATCTGTATCTTCTATTCTGATGAGAAACCTTCCACATATTTTTCGTGCGTACAACCAGTTAAACAATGCTGTTCGAGCAGTACCAATATGAAATAAACCCGTTGGACTTGGGGCTAATCTTAAACGTTTTTCCAAATTTTTCTTAGAAAAAACGGGACCGACGGGATTCGAACCCGCAACTTCCGCCGTGACAGGGCGGTGCTCTAACCAGTTGAACTACGGTCCCAGATTTTTGCTCTATATTTAATTAGAGCGTCATTCTTAAAATTATCAGATCATAATACTTAATTAGTGTTGTTGTAATAAAAAAATTTTATAAATTTAAGGATTTAGAGAAATTGTTAGTTTTAGATGATAAAAACATAGAGAACATTTACTTTTGTGGTCTAAAGCCAGCAGGTTCTATTAACCTAACTTGGTTACCTCTAGCAGTAAATTCTCTTCCTTGATCACTTTGTACAACAACTCTACCACCAGACTTAACTCTGATAACTCTTGCACGAACCCATCCTAAAGCTGCTGATTCAAGGACTTTAACTACGTCCCCAGGTTGAAGATCTAACTCCATCTTATGAAAAATGATTTACATAATGTTGGTCAAACGCGTCGTGGAGGACTTGAACCCCCGACATCAGGTTTTGGAGACCTGCGTTCTACCAACTGAACTAACGACGCATTTAAATGATTATAAGCGCCTTTGTGACCAATAGGTTGGTTACTTTACAACTTTATCGATCAAAGCGTTGTTTAACGCGAGTAGCTTTACCTACTCTATCTCTAAGATAGAATAACTTAGCTCTTCTTACTTTACCTCTACGTTCAACTTTTAGAGAGGCAACTTGTGGACTATGTAGCATAAATACTCTTTCAACACCTATGCCTTGGAAAATTCTTCTAACTGTAATCGTCTGATGGAGACCTCCGTGCCTTTTTGCAATAACAACACCTTCATAAGGTTGAACTCTTTCTTTGTTGCCTTCTGTGATCCTCACACCAACTTTGACAGTGTCCCCTACATAAATTTCAGGTAATTCTTTTTTTAACTGTTCACTTTCAAAATCCTTAATAAGGTTAGATGCACTTAAGGTTTGCTTAATTTCAGAAACCATTTTTTTTTCTTTTTGTTCAACTGCTACATCAACTGATGCGTCAGCTTTAATACCGGTTTCTAATTCCTTCTCTTGTTTCTCTTTGGCCATTTTGGTCTTTTTTGTCCTACAAGTTCTATATCTTAACCTTTTGACTCGCCTTTAGTAACCTTTTTGGTAAATGAAATTGTTTTTGAAAACATTTGGAATCCTGTAAAGAGCATCCATAAAACTCCGAAGGAATTCAATATTACGTATATTAATTCTCCATTATCGCCAAGCCATTCGCCCTCATGGAGAGACATTAACCAATGAACTTGTTCTCTTGAGTAACCTAATAAATCTTTTGAAATCCTGTATAGAAGACCTGTAATTGAAGATAATAATAATGGAAGAAAAACCCAAGGCGCCAAAGCCTTATGAAATTGCCTAGAATTAGATAAAATTTTCATTTTTGTTTCTTTACCATTGTTATTGATAGATTTAAGGTAGCCAAGACCATAATGGCTATTTTGAACATATTTACCTATTACTATTATTTATTCCAATGAGACATTTTGCAGATCTTTTGTTAAATAAAAATAATTCCAAGGCTGTTGATCAAGTTCCTTTTATTCAGAGAAGGAGAGGAATAGAAATAAAGTCTTCACGTGAAATAAATTTGATGAAAAAATCTAGCAGGATTGTAGCAACTGTTTTGAGGGAGATTAATGACTTAATTAAACCTGGAATGAGCACTAAAGACTTAGATGATTTCGCGGAAAAGAGAATAAAAAGTTTTGGAGCTGTGCCAAGTTTTAAGGGTTACCATGGTTTCCCTTCTAGTATTTGCTCTAGCATTAATAATGAAGTTGTTCATGGAATACCAAATAAAAATAAAATAATTAAAAATGGTGACTTAGTAAAAATTGATACAGGAGCATATTTAGACGGCTTTCATGGAGATAGTTGCATATCAATTTGTGTTGGAGAAGTCAGTCAAAAGGCTCAAAATCTTAGCGATGTAGCTCATAAAGCATTGTATGCAGGGCTTTCGAAAATCAAAGCAGGGAACACACTTTTAGATGTGGCCGGGGAGATCGAAGACATTGTTTTAAAAAATGGCTTTAGTGTTGTGGAAGACTATACAGGACATGGAGTTGGAAGAAATCTTCATGAAGAACCATCAGTATTTAATTTTCGGACAAAAGAATTGCCTAACGTCGTCCTTCGTGAAGGAATGACGTTAGCTGTGGAACCTATTGTTAATGAAGGGACTAAATTTTGCAAAACATTAAGTGATAAATGGACTGTTATAACGAAAGACGGAAAATTATCAGCGCAATGGGAGCATACAATAGTTGTTTTAAAAGATGGGATTGAAATATTGACGGATAGAGATTTCTAACTACTTGGATTTGTATTTATAAATAATTAGACAATATAAAAAGTTAAAGAATTCTTTCAGTGGAAAAAGTATATATGTTAATGGGTTTGGACTAATTATTACTAAATAACGATTTGAATTAGCTAGATCATAAATTTTTCTAGAGACAAATTTGGGACTCATAATTCCGATAGGATTAAGCTCTGATTTAAAAGGTCCTAAGATGATTTTTTTGATAATTAATTTTTTCTTTATATCTTTGTTGAGAAGATTTTTTTTAAAGGAAACTAATTGCCCAATAAGGGATTTACTTATCTCATATGATGGATTCAAGGCAGGTAATATCTCAGCTTCAGATGTATTTATCCAAATCTCTTTTTTTATTAATGACTCATTTGTTAATGCGATATCTTCAAATAAATTTAAAAATTTGAATTTACTTAATGCATTAATTTCTATTGAGTTTTCATAATTGGAATTTTCTCTGCTCAAATTATAAATGCCATGGTTCAATATTAAAATATCAATTTTTTTTAGATGATTTTTTAGTATCGATTCCTTCCCACATTCCCATTTAATCCATTCATTAGGAGTTTCAAGATTTATGTCAGTATTAGTCTTACTATGTGTAAAACCAATAACTCTATATCCTTTCTGACGAAACAATTTTGTTAGTTCTTTCCCTAGTGCACCTGAAGCTCCAGTAATCCCTACAGTTTTTTCTTTTTTTATTGAATTTTTCATTTTGGTTGATTTTGATGAAATATCAAATTACTAAAATTAATGTACATGAAAAAAAATATCAATATATTTATTTGATTAAAACTCATAAATAAATAATTGTTTAGTTCAAAAAAAATATTATCTTGAACCTATTGATAAAAATTTTTTCTAAATTATGAGCGATATATTATTAATTGGTTCATGTGAGCCATTTAGTGGTAAGTCTGCATTAGTTCTTGGGATAGCAAAAAGACTTTTACAGAATAAAAAAAAAGTTCGAATTGGGAAACCATTAGCAACATGTATTGAACTCACTAATCTTCCCTCAATGTCTTATGAAGGACTAATAGATGATGATGTTAAGTTTATTGGTTCTACATTAAATTTAGAGGAAGAGAATTTAATTTCTTCAGTAGGATTATTGGATGATATTTCAGCTGAAAAAAGAATTTTTAATAAAGACTTGCATCCAGGAAAAGGTTTTGATCAAATAAAGGAATTGGTTAATGATGATTTTGAAGGATTGAATATTTTAGAGGCCGCTGGAAGTCTTTATGAAGGAATGATTTATGGTTTAAGCTTACCCCAATTAGCTGAGAGTTTAGAAGCGAAAGTCTTAATTGTGAATTTATGGGAAGATTGTAAAAGCGTAGATGCATTACTTGATGCGAAAAAACAATTAGGAGAGCATTTGGCGGGAGTGGTGCTGAATGCAGTTTTGCCTCAAGAAGTCGAAAAAGTTAAAAATGAAATAATACCTTGTCTTAAGGAAATGAATATTGAAGTGTTTGGAGTATTACCTAAATCCCCACTTCTCAGAAGTGTTACAGTAGGCGAGCTCGTAAGGAGATTAGATGCCCAAGTAATTTGCTGCCCCGAAAAAGATCAATTACTTGTTGAGACACTCAGTATTGGTGCAATGGGCGTAAATTCCGCAATGGAATTTTTTAGAAGAAGGAGAAATATGGCAGTAGTTACTGGCGCTGAAAGAACTGATATCCAGCTTGCAGCCTTGGAAGCATCTACTCAATGTCTAATTTTAACTGGCTTGGGCGAACCACTATCACAATTAATTCATAGGGCGGAGGAATTGGAGGTACCAATTTTAAAAGTGGAATTAGATACTCTTTCTTCCGTAGAAATAATTGAACAAGCTTTTGGACATGTAAGAATACATGAATCAATCAAAGCTTCTTATGCCTTTCAATTAGTACAGGAGCATGTAAATCTGAAAAGAATTCTTGAAAAGATTGATTTTCCCTGCAATTTTTCAGAAAAATGCTAATTTCAAATATAGGAACAATTTTATTTTGAGTCGCTCTTTAGATCTACCAGCAACCGAAGGCGTTGATACCTTAGCTCAAGAACTCGCAAAACTCCAAGATAATGGGAAAAGGAGAATTGCTTTTTTGGGCAGTAGACATGTTCCAGTCGTAGATATCCACTTAATTGAATTGATAGCAAGATCTTTAGCAGAGGAGGGCAATGATATCCTTACATCTGGATCTCAGGGTGTAAATGCAGCGGTAATTCGAGCTGTCTTAGATATTAATCCATCATTATTGACTGTCTTATTACCACAAAGCCTTGATAAACAAATACCTGAAATTAAGCTTCAACTTGAAAGAGTTATGCATTTGGTTGAAAAAAGTGAAAATGATGAATTACCTTTACCTCTTGCAAGTAGCCTGTGTAATCAAGAAATTATTACTAGGTGCGATCAATTAATATGTTTTGCTTTTCACGATAGTGAAACTTTACTAAATAGTTGTAGATGCGCCGAAGAAATGGGAAAAATGGTAAGTTTATTATTTTTTGATTAAAAAAATCAATTTGCCATTTATTTAAACTAATTTATGGTATTAGTATTCATGCGTTTAAAAAATTACGATGGCAGAAAGTTTTTCATTTGATGTAGTTTCTGATTTTGAGAGACAGGAATTAGTTAATACTTTGGATCAAGTAAAAAGGGAAATTTCTCAACGTTACGATCTTAAAGGAACCGATACAGCAGTTGATTTAGATGATAATAATATTTTTATTACTACTAATAGTGAACTAACCTTAAACGCTGTTATCGATATAATTAGACAAAAGGCAATAAAGAGAAAATTATCTTTAAAAATCTTCGATTATGGTGAAATTTCAACAGTTAGTGGTAATAAAGTAAGGCAAACAATTCTATTAAAACAAGGTATTAAACAAGAAATAGCCAAAAAAATAAGTAAAAGTATTAGAGATCAAATAAAAAAAGTTAATGTAAGTATTAACGGAGAGACTTTAAGAGTCTCAAGCAAGAGTAAAAATGATCTTCAGTTAGCTATTAGATTAGTAAGTGAATTGGAAGAGTCTTTGAACATTCCTCTGAAACCTAATAACTTTAGATAAGATCTTCAGTAAGATTTTTTTATTCATGGCTGATTATTCAGATTCTTTAATTTCATCATTGATTAAGAAAGTAAAAGAGTATCCTCGTTTTTCAAAAGAAGAAATAGAGAAATTTTGTTGGATGGCCGTTCATGAGCATAAGCATGGTGTTCTACCATCTGAATATGATATTAGGGAGATAGATGAGGACCTTTATTTACAACTTTTGGAAGAATTAAAATCGAATATTTAAAAATTAAATTTTATATTTCGCAATTATTAAAAAAATATTTTAATTAAATGCCTTATTAATGCACTAATTAGTCTATTTAAATATGATTAATTAAAAGAAAAAATTTAATGTCAACATCCTTTAAAAATGTCACACCAACAGGTCCTGGTGGCACTGCAACATTATTGATTGTATTGTCTTTTACCGGCTTTCTTTTACTTACCCAATCTCTTTTTGTTGTTCCCTCTGGACAAGTTGCAGTAGTTACAACATTAGGGAAAGTAAGTGGCCCCTCAAGAAGAGCTGGTTTAAACTTTAAACTCCCATTCATTCAGTCTGTATACCCATTTGATATTAAAACTCAAGTTCAACCAGAAAAATTTGAAACTTTAACTAAAGATCTTCAGGTTATTAGGGCTACAGCTACTGTTAAGTATTCAGTGAAACCCAACGAAGCAGGTAGAATTTTTGCAACAATTGCAAGTAGAAATAGCGATGTTTATCAAAAAATTGTTCAACCATCATTACTTAAAGCTTTAAAATCAGTTTTTTCTCAATATGAGCTAGAAACAATAGCAACTGAATTTGCAGTAATATCTGAAAAAGTAGGAGATACGGTAGCACAAGAACTTAATTCATTCGATTATGTAGATGTTAAAAGCTTAGATCTAACGGGATTAGAGATCGCTGAAGAATACAGAGCTGCTATTGAACAAAAGCAAATAGCTGGGCAGCAATTACTTAGAGCAAAAACAGAAGTGGAAATTGCAGAACAAGAAGCGCTTAGGTATGAGACATTAAATAGAAGTCTCGACGATCAAGTGCTTTTCAAATTATTCCTTGATAAATGGGATGGTAGTACACAGGTTGTTCCTGGCCTACCAGGTTCAGAGGGAGGTAGCCCACCGGTAATAGTTGGTGGTAGAAGATAATTATTCAAATTAACTTTTCTTAGGAATTTATCATTTACTCATTTTTATTAAACTAATTTCAGTAAATGATTATTTTTTTATTGCATTAAAAGATTGATCAAAAGCCTCAATAGTTTTATCAATTTCTTGTTCGCTATGAGCCAGTGATGTGAAACCAGCTTCAAAAGGACTAGGAGCTAGGTAAATTCCTCGTTGAAGCATCTCTCTATGCAACTTACCAAAAAGTTCAGCATCATTTGTTTTAGCCTCAGCAAAGTTTCTAACTGGCCCATCACATAGAAAAAATCCAAACATAGCGCTTACATTCCCCCCGTTAATAGCAACACCATTATTTTCGGCAGAATCAATTATTCCTTCGATTAATCTAGAGGTTGTTGCATCAAGTTTTTCATAGGTACCTTCTTGTTTAAGAAGTTCAAGAGTTTTTATTCCAGCAGTCATTGCGAGTGGGTTTCCGCTCAAAGTGCCTGCCTGATAAACGGGTCCTGATGGAGCTACCATTGACATTATTTCTTTCTTGCCTCCGTAAGCTCCAACAGGTAGGCCTCCACCAATTACTTTTCCAAGTGTGGTTAAATCGGGAGTAACCCCAAATTTTTCTTGAGCTCCTCCATAACTTATTCTGAAACCAGTCATTACTTCATCAAAAACTAATAAAGATCCATTCTCAGTTGTTAATTCTCTTAATCCTTCCAAGAATCCTGGTTCTGGAGTAATAAATCCTGCATTACCAACAATAGGCTCAAGAATAACGCCAGAAATAGCATCAGGATTTTCAGAAAATAATTTTTTTACTGCTTCAAGATCATTGTAGGGAGCAGTAAGTGTGTTGGCAGTTGTTGTTCGTGGAACACCTGGAGAATCAGGTAAACCTAAAGTGGCCACCCCTGATCCTGCCTTGACTAAAAACATATCTGCATGGCCGTGGTAGCAACCGTCGAATTTAATGACTTTATCTCTTCCAGTAAATGCACGCATGAGCCTCAAAACAGCCATGCAAGCCTCAGTTCCACTATTGACAAATCTAACCATCTCTACAGATGGAACTGCATCTATTACCATTTCAGCAAGCTTATTCTCTAAAACGCATGGAGCACCAAAGCTAGTTCCTTTTTCAATTGCTTCTTGTAATGCAATTATAACTTCAGGGTGGGCATGACCACATATAGCCGGCCCCCAACTTCCTATATAG
This sequence is a window from Prochlorococcus marinus XMU1419. Protein-coding genes within it:
- a CDS encoding Photosystem I reaction center subunit III, which gives rise to MKFFFSIITSVFLFLGITPIALAANGPALNADRASTEFTASALTLCSENPKFIERASSATTQKDIARFERYGKASCGDDGLPHLIIGPPLEPWGALLNRGHEGDLLIPGVLFIYIAGIIGWSGREYLIESKKTKNPADLEIIIDLDLARKCLVKGAQWPLLANKQGRNGDLREKDNNITLNGPR
- a CDS encoding cation:proton antiporter; this translates as MTPERLGLLWGITVFAGACARLFSSITGFPSVVILLLSGLFIGRSGLGLVEPLDLGQGLETIVGLLVCLVLFEGGLNLKLPEGNIRNTVLKISLIRLFISLSAGIFISHWLAGLSWQVAGIYSAIVLATGPTVVSPLVEQIKLASPLSEVLKAEGLLLEPIGAVLALLLLELTLGDLRGINEVFIALMQRLGGGVLIGLSAGWLLSEILKKIKNEASFGVELQVTLGFIFLVYGICEYFLPESGLPASVAAGFIVGKREVIDKEKLDNLISELAQLAITVLFPLLAADVSWGELSPLGWGGVVCVFMLMVIVRPISIWIATMGRELGLKEKVFLAWLAPRGIVTAAVASLFSIRLEQAGILGAGRLQGLVFLTILMTVGIQGLTAKPLANRLELGQKN
- the psaJ gene encoding photosystem I reaction center subunit IX; amino-acid sequence: MFKILNTKFVRSAPVVAAIWLSLTAGIIIEFNRFFPDLLFHPMS
- the tsaD gene encoding tRNA (adenosine(37)-N6)-threonylcarbamoyltransferase complex transferase subunit TsaD, whose protein sequence is MHKVLAIETSCDETSVSIVSNFGDTFEIHSNIIASQIEDHSKWGGVVPELAARKHLELLPFVLEKALKESKIKIDEIDYIASTVAPGLVGCLRVGSITARSLCMLYSKPFLGIHHLEGHLSSILFSENYPKKSFLTLLVSGGHTELIKVDERRIMRRLGKSFDDAAGEAFDKVGRLLGLSYPGGPAIEKIAKNGDPLKFNLPKCRISDRKGGFLKYDFSFSGLKTAVLRLVEKINLDGNTVPVPDIAASFERVVAEVLVERTIRCAIDHGLDNIVVVGGVAANNTLRKMMINEASKKSIKVHLAPLNLCTDNAAMIGAAALFRIKFKDHLSSLKLGVSGRLSIEQAHTLYGENPPF
- the gltX gene encoding glutamate--tRNA ligase; translated protein: MEKRLRLAPSPTGLFHIGTARTALFNWLYARKICGRFLIRIEDTDFLRSKSEYTKNILEGLKWLGLEWEEEPLKQSDRISIHKEYIKKLLDSGSAYRCFTTEDEILELREEQKKKGLPPRHDNRHRNLSKEEIEKFISEGRTSVIRFKIDEKKQIKWIDQVRGEIKWLGKDLGGDLVLSRRAMGYEIGDPLYNLAVVVDDNFMNITHVVRGEDHISNTAKQILIYEALNFKLPTFSHTPLILNSEGKKLSKRDCVTSIDEFRDMGYLPEALANYMAFLGWSPKSSDSEILSLDEISKIFELSDINKSGAKFSWEKLNWINSQYIKKMESVKLSKIICKYWEKMEWEPPSQEWALKLVVLIKDSMTILKDAIDQSKPFFLLPPIQKEGQDFLENVDSKVSLKLILNYLIERNNVKLNKENAKEIINDISKMHNIKKGILMKSLRVAFFGSLSGPDLIQSWELFSESKSDITRIERCIK
- a CDS encoding high light inducible protein, which gives rise to MNKQPKIEIKETKNLVDKKELNLWKRGFTPQAEIWNGRMATIGIGIIFIIFALISQFS
- the gmk gene encoding guanylate kinase, yielding MKNLKKLFILTGPSGVGKGTVVKEILGKDKNIWLSISATTREPREGEKEGENYYFLSKKKFKEMIEQNLFLEWAQFAGNYYGTPLSSVNEKIKKGFTVFLEIEVEGAKQIKEKFPESISIFLLPPDKAELERRIRNRGTEKEESIKKRLLRANYEISESNEFDFAFTNHNVDETAKKIIKLIQT